One Bombina bombina isolate aBomBom1 chromosome 5, aBomBom1.pri, whole genome shotgun sequence DNA segment encodes these proteins:
- the LOC128659745 gene encoding oocyte zinc finger protein XlCOF6-like, with protein MNSFVLDKHVKNPSAFFTTGSIRMIPQAPSFLDTNNYSQTFGKSQQIFKEVDELSGTGQQSLCTESNLVIKKEDKIYALSSEMIIPEDKPQTFTKLSKKFKEEKSLQSNQMIHTKEKPFKCTECEKSFRWKSRLLVHHKIHTGEKPNTYPECGKGLKQMTKLIAHKRTHTGEKPFSCTECEKSFTEKSSLKKHEKNHTGEKFFTCTECGNSFTQKIDLKKHENIHMGEKPFTCTECGKSFTQKSSLKTHERIHTGEKPFTCTECGKCFTQKSDLKIHERSQTGEKPFTCTECGKCFTQKNDLKKHERIHTGEKPFTCTECGKSFTRMDHLKSHENIHTGETPFTCTECGKCFTGKSNLKKHERSHTGEKPFTCTECGKSFTQKSSLKKHERIHTGEKPFTCTECGKRFTQKSDLKKHERIHTGEKPFTCTECGNSFRYISYLKIHERIHTGEKPFTCTECGKSFTQINHLKTHEMIHTGENPFTCTECGKCFTQISSLQYHERNHTGEKPFTCTECGKSFTQISSLKYHERNHTGEKPFTCTECGIFFTEKSSLKIHERIHTGEKPFTCTECGNSFRYINYLKIHERIHTGEKLFTCTECGKSFTQINHLKTHEMIHTGEKPFTCTECGKCFTQISSLQYHERNHTGEKPFTCTECGNSFTKKSDLKKHERIHTGEKPFTCTECGILFKEKSSLKTHERIHTGKKLSHVQSVEKVLHI; from the exons atgaactcatttgtgttag acaaacacgtgaaaaatccatctgcattcttcactacaggaagcatcagaatgataccacagGCTCCATCATTTTTAGACACTAATAACTATTCACAAACATTTGGGAAATcgcagcagatatttaaagaagttGATGAATtgtcaggaactgggcagcaatcattatgtacagagagtaatttagtcatcaaaaaagaggacaagatttatgccttatctagtgaaatgattatcccagaggataaaccacaaacATTTACCAAGCTTTCAAAAAAATTTAAAGAAGAGAAAAGTCTGCAGTctaaccaaatgattcatacaaaggagaaacctttcaaatgtacagaatgtgagaaaagctttagatggaagtctcgtCTCCTAgtacaccacaaaattcacacaggtgagaagccAAACACATATcctgagtgtggaaaaggtttAAAACAAATGACAAAACTTATAGCTCATAAaaggacccacacaggggagaaaccatttagctgtacagagtgtgaaaaaagttttacagagaagagtagtctgaaaaaacatgaaaagaatcacacaggagaaaagtttttcacatgtacagagtgtggaaatagttttacacaaaagattgatctgaaaaagcatgaaaataTTCACAtgggggaaaagcctttcacatgtacagagtgtgggaaaagttttacacaaaagagtagtctgaaaactcatgaaaggattcacacaggggaaaagcctttcacatgtacagagtgtggaaaatgttttacacaaaagagtgatctgaaaataCATGAAAGGAGTcaaacaggagaaaaacctttcacatgtacagagtgtggaaaatgttttacacaaaagaatgatctgaaaaaacatgaaaggattcacacaggggaaaagcctttcacatgtacagagtgtgggaaaagttttacacgaatggatcatctgaaatctcatgaaaatattcacacaggggaaacgcctttcacatgtacagagtgtggaaaatgttttactggaaagagtaatctgaaaaaacatgaaaggagtcacacaggagaaaaacctttcacatgtacagagtgtggaaaaagttttacacaaaagagtagtctgaaaaaacatgaaaggattcacacaggggaaaagcctttcacatgtacagagtgtggaaaaaggtttacacaaaagagtgatctgaaaaagcatgaaaggattcacacaggggaaaagcctttcacatgtacagagtgtggaaatagTTTTAGATATATAAGttatctgaaaattcatgaaaggatccacacaggagaaaagcctttcacatgtacagagtgtggaaaaagttttacacaaataaatcatctgaaaactcatgaaatgattcacacaggagaaaatccttttacatgtacagaatgtggaaaatgttttacacaaataagtagtctgCAATATCATGAAAggaatcacacaggagaaaagcctttcacatgtacagagtgtggaaaaagttttacacaaataagtagtctgaaatatcatgaaaggaatcacacaggagaaaagcctttcacatgtacagagtgtggaattttttttacagaaaagagtagtctgaaaattcatgagaggattcacacaggagaaaagcctttcacatgtacagagtgtggaaatagTTTTAGATATATAAAttatctgaaaattcatgaaaggattcacacaggagaaaagcttttcacatgtacagaatgtggaaaaagttttacacaaataaatcatctgaaaactcatgaaatgattcacacaggagaaaagcctttcacatgtacagaatgtggaaaatgttttacacaaataagtagtctgCAATATCATGAAAggaatcacacaggagaaaagcctttcacatgtacagagtgtggaaatagttttacaaaaaagagtgatctgaaaaagcatgaaaggattcacacaggagaaaagcctttcacatgtacagagtgtggaattttatttaaagaaaagagtagtctgaaaactcacgaaaggattcacacaggaaaaaaactttcacatgtacagagtgttgaAAAAGTTTTACATATATGA